A window from Hallerella porci encodes these proteins:
- a CDS encoding diphosphate--fructose-6-phosphate 1-phosphotransferase, whose translation MSDNLSVLGKARKAYQPKLPVALREGALNVKLNKGKPTESVRDQKKIKALFPNTYGAPYVSFKAGKAAGAAKPINVGVVLSGGQAPGGHNVIAGIFDGIKSIHKNSKLLGFLGGPSGLENGKFIVIDAKKMDAYRNAGGFDIIQSGRTKLETEEQWQKCLKVANDQKLDAIVIIGGDDSNTNAAVLGEYFQSQKAKCVVCGCPKTIDGDLKNEYIETSFGFDTAVKTYSELIGNIMRDANSAQKYWHFIKLMGRSASHIALEASLQTHPNITLISEEVKAKKMKLKQVIKYVADIVAARAAAGKNFGVCLIPEGLLEFIPDVGVLISELSEALAHHEAEVEGLDTAAKVEKLSQWVSKSSAEVLVSLPAFVQAQLMLERDSHGNVQVSLIETEKLIIEMVKKDLKSRKNFKGKFSALNHFFGYEGRCAAPSNFDADYCYSLGYTAAVLANNKMNGYMSSVRDLTKGADKWVAGGIPITMMMNMERRHGEDKPVIQKALVELDAAPFKYLAKNREEWAKTESYSYPGPIQYWGPSEVADQMTYTIRLERGAKIK comes from the coding sequence ATGTCCGACAATCTGTCTGTTCTCGGCAAAGCTCGCAAGGCTTACCAGCCGAAACTTCCAGTCGCTCTCCGCGAAGGTGCGCTCAATGTGAAGCTCAACAAGGGCAAGCCCACCGAATCCGTTCGCGACCAGAAGAAAATCAAAGCTCTTTTCCCGAACACTTACGGTGCTCCGTATGTATCGTTCAAGGCTGGAAAAGCAGCTGGCGCAGCAAAGCCTATCAATGTGGGCGTTGTTCTTTCCGGCGGTCAGGCTCCGGGTGGTCACAATGTGATCGCTGGTATCTTCGACGGTATCAAGAGCATTCACAAGAACAGCAAACTCCTCGGATTCCTCGGCGGTCCTTCGGGTCTTGAAAATGGTAAGTTCATCGTGATCGATGCAAAGAAAATGGACGCTTACCGCAACGCTGGCGGATTTGACATTATTCAATCCGGCAGAACCAAGCTCGAAACCGAAGAACAATGGCAGAAGTGCTTGAAGGTTGCCAACGACCAGAAACTCGACGCCATCGTGATTATCGGCGGTGACGACTCGAACACGAACGCAGCCGTTCTCGGCGAATACTTCCAATCGCAAAAGGCCAAGTGCGTTGTCTGCGGTTGCCCGAAGACAATCGATGGCGACTTGAAGAACGAATACATCGAAACTTCTTTCGGTTTTGATACCGCTGTCAAGACTTACTCCGAACTCATCGGCAACATTATGCGCGATGCCAACTCGGCTCAGAAGTATTGGCACTTCATCAAGCTCATGGGTCGTTCTGCTTCGCACATCGCCCTCGAAGCTTCTCTCCAAACTCATCCGAACATCACCCTCATTTCCGAAGAAGTGAAGGCGAAGAAGATGAAGCTCAAACAAGTCATCAAGTACGTTGCAGACATCGTCGCTGCTCGTGCTGCTGCCGGCAAGAACTTCGGCGTTTGCCTCATTCCGGAAGGACTTCTCGAATTCATCCCGGATGTGGGCGTTCTTATTTCGGAACTTTCCGAAGCTCTCGCTCATCACGAAGCCGAAGTGGAAGGTCTTGACACCGCTGCGAAAGTCGAAAAGCTCAGCCAGTGGGTTTCGAAGTCTTCTGCAGAAGTGCTCGTGAGCCTCCCGGCATTCGTCCAAGCTCAGTTGATGCTCGAACGCGACAGCCACGGAAACGTGCAGGTTTCTCTCATCGAAACCGAAAAGCTCATCATCGAAATGGTGAAGAAAGATCTCAAGAGCCGCAAGAATTTCAAGGGCAAGTTCAGCGCCCTCAACCACTTCTTCGGTTACGAAGGCCGTTGCGCTGCTCCGTCGAACTTCGACGCTGACTACTGCTACAGCCTCGGTTACACCGCAGCAGTTCTCGCAAACAACAAGATGAACGGCTACATGAGCTCTGTCCGCGACTTGACAAAGGGTGCAGACAAGTGGGTTGCTGGTGGCATTCCTATCACGATGATGATGAACATGGAACGTCGTCACGGCGAAGACAAGCCGGTGATTCAAAAGGCTCTCGTCGAACTCGACGCAGCTCCATTCAAGTATCTCGCGAAGAATCGCGAAGAATGGGCGAAGACCGAATCCTACTCTTATCCGGGTCCGATTCAGTACTGGGGTCCGAGCGAAGTGGCAGACCAGATGACTTATACAATCCGTCTGGAACGCGGCGCAAAGATCAAGTAA